From Primulina tabacum isolate GXHZ01 chromosome 2, ASM2559414v2, whole genome shotgun sequence, one genomic window encodes:
- the LOC142531053 gene encoding uncharacterized protein At4g28440-like: MDDQKKQITKVNQLRPLDSGVTLIVKVVSAKVVAQRGRAQGRFTECLVGDETGMIIFAARNDQVDVAKDGNTLVLSNAKIDMFKGSMRLAVDRSGRVEAGEPASFMVEESNNLSLIEFDRYDVAV, encoded by the exons ATGGATGACCAGAAGAAGCAGATCACCAAGGTTAACCAGCTACGCCCGTTAGATTCCGGGGTCACTTTGATTGTAAAGGTTGTCAGTGCAAAAGTTGTTGCTCAGAGAGGTCGTGCTCAAGGTCGTTTTACTGAATGCTTGGTGGGAGATGAGACAGGAATGATTATTTTTGCTGCGAGGAACGATCAAG TGGATGTGGCCAAGGATGGTAACACACTTGTTCTCTCAAATGCGAAGATTGACATGTTTAAAGGATCAATGAGGCTTGCAGTAGATAGATCTGGGCGAGTTGAAGCTGGGGAACCGGCGAGTTTCATGGTAGAAGAAAGCAACAACTTGTCTTTGATTGAATTTGATCGATATGATGTAGCAGTATGA